Below is a genomic region from Methylobacterium sp. FF17.
ACACCGCTCGGCGTTCCGGGCGCTACGACGCGATCTTCGGCTACGACAAGCCGGTGGCCTCCTGGGGACGCGCCGACCTTCTCGGCCATGCCGTCCCGGAGGACCGGCCCCTCGTGGAGGCAGCTTTCGCGCGAGCGGTGGAGACCGGCCTCCTCGACATCGAGTGCCGCATCCTACGCCCAGATGGCGCCGTCCGATGGATCGCCGCGAAGGGCCGGGCGGAATATGACCGTAACGGGCTGCCGGTGCGCATGGCGGGCATCGTCCTTGACCGGTCCGATCAACGCGTGACCGAGGATGCCCTGCGGCAGGCCCAGAAGATGGAGGCCATCGGGCAGTTGACCGGGGGCGTGGCGCACGACTTCAACAACCTGCTAACTGTCATCGTCGGCGGTCTCGACATGGTAATCCGCAAGCCGGAGAACACCGAGCGGGTCGTGCGCCTGGCCGAGGCTGCCATGGGGGCCGCGCGCAGGGGCGAGCAGCTCACCCAACAGCTCCTGGCCTTTTCCCGCCGCCAGATGCTGCGGCCCCAGACCCTCAACCCGAACCGTCTCCTCCTCGACTTCCGGCCCTTGGCCGAGAGGGCCGCCGGCGGCGCCATCGAGATGGTCTTCGATCTCGATCCCGCCATCGACCCCATCCGCATCGACCCGTCCCAATTCGAGGCGGCCGTACTGAACCTGGTGGTCAACGCCCGTGATGCGATGGAGGGTGGCGATCGTGTGGCGCGCATCGCGGTGCGAAGCCGCAACGTCCGCCTCGACACAGCTGCCGTCGCGGACAAGGGCGTGCCACCCGGAGACTATGTCGAAGTCTCCGTCTCCGACCTCGGCAGCGGCATCCCGGCGGACTTGCTCGCCCGCATCTTCGAGCCGTTCTTCACGACGAAGGAAGTCGGCAAGGGAACCGGTCTGGGCCTGTCCCAGGTCTATGGCTTCACCCGCAGCGCCGGTGGCTACGTCGACATCCAGTCCGAGGTCGGAGCAGGCACAACGTTCCGCATCCGCATCCCCCGTTCCGCCGATGCGGCCGGGGAGGAAGTCGGCACCGGCCCTGCGAGCGTACTTCCCCTGCGCCGCGCCGTCGAAGGCGACACCGTGCTCCTGGTGGAGGATGACGAGGGGGTGCTCGGCATGGCGGTCGAGAGCCTGGAGGAGTTGCGCTACAGGGTCGTGGTCGCCCGCAATGCCGCGGAAGCGCTGGACCACCTCAGAGGCGTCGAGCGCATCGACATCCTGTTCTCCGACGTGGTGATGCCCGGTGGGATGAACGGCTCGCAACTCGCGGTCGAGGCGCAGCGCCTGCGTCCCGGCTTGAAGGTCCTGCTGACCTCCGGCTACGTCGCTAACCTCGACGAGGGCCAGGTCATCGGAAAGGGCGAACTCCCGGTCCTGAACAAGCCTTATCGACGCGATGAGCTCGCGCGCTCCCTCCGGCTCGTCCTCTCGGGCGAATAGGGACCGCTCAAGTATCACCACGACGTCGCCCGCAAGCGGGTCAGGGTCCCCTTGGGAGGCTGCCAATCCGTTCGCGGTAGGGATGGTACGCCTTGCCTTGCTCAAATCCCATCGATGACGATGCCAGACGGCCTCAGGACGTCGCCGATGGGATCGTGGAGGGTGTCGGTTCGCCGCCACGTTCGGCGTAGGGGGGCCTATCGACCAGCGTTCCGATGAGGCGAAGCAGGGCTTGCTGCTCAGGCTTACCTGAACCATCGCTCAGGAAGGCTCCGAGCTCGATATGACGAAGCTGTCCCCCGGAGGGGCCGTTGGGCTGGTGGATGACGAAGGCGCGACCGTTCGTCGGCTCACGGCCGAGGTGCCAGGTGTCGCCGCTCGGGCTCTGGTAGAGTTCCCGTCGGTTCGACATGCGCTAGCCCTTCCTCTTGGCTCGGGCCCATGCCTACCGGGAGGGTCACGCGAGAGGCCGTTTCAGAATGCCGGTTCGTCAGACCGTAATCATATAACACACGACGAGCCAACGAACTGTATCCTTTTACACAACTGGCGGTCCCGCGATGGTAAGGACTTGGGCCGGCATTGTTCGGCGGGAGCCGATCAATGACCATGAGGTCTCGAAGACTGACGCATCGTAGACGGGCCGACTGCCTTGCGGAGGTGTCCGCCTGCATCGCCGAGGCGGAGACCTCCACCTCCGCCCAGGCCCTCACCGTCATGCTCCTGGCGAGGACCGGCTTCGACGCGTCCGAGGCCGTCCAAGGACTCTGGGTCGACATGGATGCCCTGGCGGTCCTGCGGGATGTCCGACGTTGCCTTCAGGGCTGACATCGGACGGCGAGGCTGGCTCGAACGATCCGACCGCCGCAAGACGAAGCCATTCCGGAGAAGAACGGCGAAACACCTCCGATGCTCGGACGCCCCCGACGGCATCGCGGAACAATGCCGGGCCCGAGGCGTCTCGGCTTCGAGGTCATCGAAGCCGAATGCGCCTGCCTGACCTTCATTACCCGCCCGGACGTGCCGTTTCACGAACCTCAAGGCTTAATCGCGCTTGTCATCGAACCCGAACGATCACGGTCCGGCGGTCCACGAAACCAGCGTCGGACCGTACGATGCATCCACGAGCGATGCGGTCAGCCGTTACCCGGATGCGACGGCCCCGTCGGACAGGGGCGACGTCGCCTTGGTCCTGAGCGGGGGCAATGCGCTCGGCGCCTATCATGCGGGCGTGTACGAGGTCCTGCACGAGCGCGGCATCCGTCCGGGTTGGATCGTGGGCGCCTCGATGGGGGCGGTCACGGCCGCCATCGTCGCCGGGAACGCTCCCGAGGACCGCGTCTCCCAGCTTCGCCGGTTCTGGAGCGAGGCGACCCAGCACACCGCCCCCAGCGTCTCCGGTATGCTGAAGCCGCGGCAGGTCTATAATGGCCTGCATGCCGTCCTGACGCTCATGTGGGGACGGCCCAACATCTTCCAGCATCGCTGGCCCGGCCTGTGGTCGGCCTTGCCCGGGGTGCCGAACGACGTCGCGATGTTCGATCATGCGCCACTGCTGGCCAGCATCAACCGGTACGTCGACTTCGAGCGGCTCAATCGGGGCGACATCCGCGTGACGATAGGCTGCGTCGATGTCGCGTCGGGCGAGGAGGTGTACTTCGACACCGCGCACGGGACGGTGCGTGCCGAGCATGTCCTCGCCAGCACCTCGCTTCTCCCGGCCTTCCCACCGGTTGAGATCGATGGACGGCTGCTATGCGACCTCGGATACACCAACAACCTGCCTCTTGACCCAATCTTCGCGGACGAGCCGAAACGCGACCTCCTCTGCATCGCCTCGGACCTCTTCAACCTGCAGGCGCCCCGCCCAGGCTCGCTCGATGCCGTGCTGGAACGGGCCAACGACCTCATCTTCGCCAGTGCGGGCCGCCGGGCCATCTCGGCCCTTGAGCGGGAGTACGAGCTGAGACGGAGGTTGGAGCCGAACGGGCCGACCGTGACGTTCCTTCATACCGTCTACAAGGCGGCTGCCGACCAACTTTCAGCGAAGAGCTTCGACTTCTCGCCGTCCTCAATCCAGGACCGATGGGCTGCTGGAGAGCGGGACATGACACATGGCCTGGCAGGTCTGGCAGACCATGCCTCCGATGGCCGGCGCTTCGTCTACGAAGCGGTCTGACGGGATGACGATGGCACGCCGGCACCTCCCGCGCCCGAAGACGCCATAGATAACATCCTACGGAGACGGGGAAAGACACCATTGTGGTTCGCTTTTCAGCCAACCCGATCCCCCCCGCTGCACGGTCAGCGTGGAAGTAAATTCCTCGTTCGCCGGATCACGCCCGCGTGACGGACATTACCTCCTGGTGGAAGCGGTAGCGGGTCATCCGTGCCGACACACCTCGAACCAGGAGCGTCGACAGGATGAAAGCACTCACGTGGCAGAGCCGGGGCAAGATCTCCTGCGAGACTGTACCCGATCCGAAGATCGAGCATGGGCGAGATGTCATCATCAAGGTGACCGCCTGCGCGATCTGCGGCTCTGACCTCCACCTCATGGGCGGCTTCATGCCCACGATGGAGTGCGGCGACGTCCTCGGCCACGAGACCATGGGCGAAGTCATCGAGGTCGGACGCGACAACCAGAAGCTCAAGGTCGGCGACCGCATCGTGGTGCCTTTCACCATCTGCTGCGGCGAGTGCCGCCAGTGCAAGTGGGGCAACTGGAGCTGCTGCGAGCGTACCAACCCCAATGGCAAGCTCCAGGCGGAGACCTACGGTTACCCGCTAGCCGGGTTGTTCGGCTTCTCGCACATCACCGGAGGGTTCGCCGGCGGCCAAGCCGAGTACCTGCGAGTGCCCTATGCCGACGTCGGCCCCATTGTGGTGCCCGAGGGTCTCACCGACGAGCAGGTCCTGTTCCTCAGCGACATCTTCCCGACCGCCTACCAAGCCGCCGAGCATTGCGACATCGGTCCGGAGGACACCGTAGCAATCTGGGGTTGCGGCCCGGTCGGCGTGCTCGCCGTCAAGTGCTGCCTGATGCTGGGCGCCAAGCGCGTCATTGCCATCGACAGCGTTCCCGAGCGCCTCGCCCTGGCGCGGGAAGCGGGCGCCGAGACCATCGACCTGTCCAAGGAGAACATCCAGGACACGCTGATGGAGATGACCCACGGCCTCGGCCCGGACTCGGTCATCGAGGCGGTCGGTATGGAGTCCCACGGCGCCGACACCACCCTGCAGAAGGTGTCCTCCGCCATCATGGAGCACACCGTCAGCCTGGAACGCCCCTTCGCCCTGAACCAGGCGATCCTGGCCTGCCGTCCCGGCGGCAACGTCTCGATGCCGGGCGTGTTCGCGGGGCCGGTCGGTCCAGTTGCCCTCGGCATCCTGATGAACAAGGGCCTGACCCTGAAGACCGGCCAGACCCACATGGTGCGTTACATGAAGCCGCTGATGGAGCGCATCCAGAACGGCGACATCGACCCGTCCTTCATCATCAGCCACCGCTCCACCAACTTGGAGGACGGCCCGGCTCTGTACGACATGTTCCGGGACAAGAAGGACAACTGCACCAAGGTCGTGTTCAAGCCGCACGGGTAGGCTACGTCCGGCTCAGGGCCGACACCGGACCTGAGGCGATACTCTGATCCCATCGGCCGTCCGGATCGATGGGACACGGGGCAGGGAAACGGCACCGGCCCGTCACGTCACGAGGAAAGCCTTGTTCATCCGGAGGATGACCACGACGCCGTCCGGGTCCCACTCGCGCTCGATGGACCCGTCCAGCTGCTGGGTCATCGCCCGCTTGAGCAACTTGCTCCCGTACCCTCCGGGAACGGTCGGCGCGGTCACCGGGGGACCTCCGCGCTCCGTCCAGGAAATCACCACCACGTCCTCGTGGGTGGGAGACGAGACATCCAGCGTACCGGTCGGAACCGAGAGGGCGCCGTACTTCAGGGAGTTCGTCGCCAGTTCGTGCACGACGAGGGCCAGCGTCGTGGCCGCCGCCTCGCCGACGCCCATGCGCGGGACCGAGACGCGGATGCGGCCGCTGAAGGCGCCCATGTCGTCGTAGGGTGCCAGCAGGATGGCGAGGAGGTCGCCAAGCAGCGCGGCCTTGCCCTCTCCGCCGGGGAGCGGCCGGACGAGGTCGTGGGCCCGGCCCAGAGCGGTGAGCCGCTGGGTCAACTCGCGGGCCATGTCGACGGTGGTGGTGGTCGAGCGGGACGTGATGGCGGTCAGGGCCGTGGCGATGGCCAGCAGGTTCTTGACCCGATGGCTCATCTCGCCGGCGAGGAGCTCGTGGCCCTCCTCGGCCTGCTTGCGTCCGGTCGCATCGAGGAAGACACCGAACATCACCGCTCCGACGATGCCCTGGTCGTCGCCCTGACCCCGGGCGGAGATCCATCGGACCTCGTTGCCATCCATGATGCGGAAGTCGGTCTCATAGGGACCGAGGATGGCGCGCGTCGCCGAGAAGGCCGCCCTGACCCGGTCCCGGTCGGCCGGATGGATGCGCGAGGAGAGGTCCTCGAAGGTCACGTGGGGGCTCGGGGCAAGGCCCCATAGCCCGAAGCCGCGGGCGTCCATGGAAAAGGTATCGTCGTCGACATTCCAGGACCAAAGGGCGACCCCGGCGGCCTCGATGGCCAATCGCAGGTGCTTTGCGGTCCAGGAAGGCGCGCAGTAAGCCCCCGGTGACGCTTCGACCTTTCCCATCGAGCCTGCCTCGGTGCCGTGACATCGTCCCCTGCTCGAAGGGACCGGATGCGGAAACCTAACGTGGTTCTTCGGGGACGTCCCGGGACTTATGTGTCCTTTCGGTCACATCGAAGGCCGGTTTTCGGATTCCGGATGCATCGGACCTGGGACGAACGGAGCCTTGCGGCACATCCGACCGGCCGTCGGACACGTTGGGCACGACCTACGGCTTCCACAAGCTGATGGGCACGGTGGCATGCCGTCCTCGAAGCACAGGAGCCGTCAGCGTCCCCCAAGGGTGGAACGCAATACCGTTTCCAGGTCCGCGACGCCGAACGGCTTTCGCAGCAGGACCGCGGACGGACCGACGGCCTTCTCGATGGCGTCCGTCTCGGAATAGCCGCTCGCGAAGATGATGGGCAGCGTCGGACGCTGCCTCCGCACGACCTCCGCCATCTGTGCACCGGTCATTCCCGGCATCGCGAAGTCGAGCAAGAGAAGGTCCGGATCGACCTCCTCCAGCATCGAGAGGCCCTGTTGGGCATCCTCTGCGGCCGTCACCTGGAAGCCGAGGGTCTCCAGAGATACGGTGAGGAACAGCCGCACATCCGGGTCGTCGTCCACCAAGAGGACCTTTTGGGCGGCATAGGATGCCGAAGGAGCTTGGTCACCGGCGGCGGCATCAACCCCGGCCTTCACCGGAACGAACGGGAGGCTGAGGACGATGGTGGTGCCTCGCGGGAGATCCCGTTCGATCCGTGCGGTGCCTCCGGCCTGCCTTGCCATGGCATAGACCTGGCTCAGGCCCAGACCTGTGCCCTGGCCGACGCCCTTGGTGGTGAAGAATGGCTCGAAGGCACGGGCGGCGACGGCCGTCGTCATGCCTGTCCCCGTGTCGGCGACGCTAATCTCGACGTACATGCCGGGCGGCAGGTCGTGGTCCTCGGCGACCTTGCGCTCGGTTACGGCGACGATGAGGTCGCCTCCGTCCGGCATGGCATCGCGCGCGTTGATGGCGAGGTTCAGCAGCGCCATCTCAAGCTGGGTCGGATCGGTCAGCACGCCGAGATCCTCGGGGCCGCTGTCTAGGGTCAGACGGACGAGGGGGCCGGCGGAGGTCTGGAGGATCTCGGTCAGGCCCGCGACTAGGCTCGTGACGTTCGTGGGTCGCAGCTCAAGCTTCTGCGCACGCGAGAAGGCCAGCAACTGGGCGGTGAGCTTGGCTCCGCGCTCCGCTGCCTGCAGGCCGTTCCGAGCCAGGCGTGCGACGCGCGGCGCGTCGTCGGGCTTGCGCAGGATCAGGTCGAAGCTTCCCAGGGCGGCTTGGAGGAGGTTGTTGAAGTCGTGCGCCAGGCCGCCCGTGAGCTGTCGCAGGGCCTCCATCTTGTGTCCTTGGCGCAGGGCCTCCTCGCGACGCAGGTCTTCGGTGACGTCGCGCCCGACTGTGTAGAAGCTGCTGCCTTCCGCGTCCGCTTCTGGAACGGCGGACCAGGCGAAGGGAATGGCCGTGCCGTCCGACCTCAAGAGCCGGACATGGAACTGGTGCACGGCCTGGCCGCTTCGGAGCGTAGCGACGACCTCGCCGGTCAGCGTGAGGTCGTCCGGATGGATGATCTCCGAGAAGGGCCTTGCCAGCAGGTCCGCTTCCGGACGTCCGAGCTGGCGCGACCAAGCCGGGTTGATCGACGTCAGGTAGCCCTCGAAGGTGGCAACCCCGAACAGGTCGCGGCTCGCCTCGAACAGGCGGTCGCGCTCGCGCTTCGCCTTGGCGACCTGACGGCGTTCGCCGATAACCCGGTCGGTCGTCTCGGTGCAGGCGCAGAACAGGCCGGCGATGCCGCCGCCCTTGTCCGGCACCGGGGTGTACGAGAACGAGAAGTGGGTCTCCTCGGGATAGCCGTTCCTGTGGAGCGTCAGGGTGAGGTCATCCATGTGGATCGGCTCGCCGGCGAACACGCGGTCCATCAGTCCGCCGACCGTCTCGATGACTTCTGGTCAGACCTCGAAGAAGGGCCGCGAGAGTGCGGCCGGATGCCGGGTCCCGAGCATCTCGGAGTAGCCGTCGTTGTAGAGGAGCGTGCGCTCCGGCCCCCAGGCGACGAACATGGGCTGGCCGGAACCGAGCATCACCCGGACCAGGGTGAGCAAGGACTGGGGCCAATCGCCCGGGGGGCCGAGGGGCGTTCGGCTCCAATCCTGTTCGCGCAGGAGCGACCCTGTTTCGCCGCCATCGGGAAACGACCCGCACTTCGCTTGGAATACCGTGGAACTCAACGTCTGGCGCCTTCCCTGTGACGCCCACGACCGCGCCTGGTCGGTGGGTGCTGACTTGCCTATCCTTGCCTTCGGAACCGTCCTGTCGCTTCACGCGACCCGTCACCGCCGGTACGAGGGTCCCCGCGGTCCGCGACGTAGATGTGGCGGACAATCCGGCCGTCAAGCGACGCGTCGCGGCATCGTCCCGAGCGGGGACATGTGCGTTCGGGCGCTGCTCGGGCGCTCTCGCGAGGCAAGCGGACGCCCGCCTTTCCACCCATCGGGCCGGTGACCGGGCGATCCGGGATGCGACGTCGAAGCCTGTCGAGGAGCGGACCCTGGCCCGTTACGCGAGGTTCGATGGATACGACCGGCCCAATGATCGGAGCTTTCCGACCATGCCAGACGACGGGATCACCTTCGAACGCATTCGGGAACGTGCCTACGACATCTGGGACTGCAACCATCGGCCGGATGGATTCGACGTGGAGTTCTGGCTCATGGCCAAACGCGAGCTCAATGCCGAGGCGGCCGCGGCGACGACGGCCCGCCGCGAGGACCTCAGCGAACTTGCGTCGTGAGAAGGTCCGGGCTCGCTCAGCCCCCGACGACGCGCAAGGGCTGCCTTTCGCCGGACCGCACGACGGCGGACGCTGCGCAACGGGTCTGGTTGCGACCGCCCGCCTTGGCCTCGTAGAGGGCCGCATCCGCGCGGGCAAGGAGGTCGGCGGCATCGGCGACACCGGATGCCAGCCCGATGCTGACCGTGACGGCACCCGCACCGATTCCGACGGATGCGACGGCCAGCGTCCTGACCTGGGCATGCACTTCCCCCGCGACGCGCAGGGCGCCGGCCTCGTCCGTGTCGGGCAGCAGGAGAACGAACTCCTCGCCGCCGACCCGGCAGACGAGATCCGAGGGGCGGTGCACGCATGCGGTCAGGCCCCGGGCGAGCCCCTTCAGCACCTCGTCGCCGACCGCGTGGCCATAGCGGTCGTTGTAGCGCTTGAAGTGGTCCGCATCGACGACGAGCAGCGAGAGCGGCCTGCCCGTGCGGCCTGCATCGGCGCAGGCTCGCCGGTACGCTTCCTCGAAGCGCCGGCGGTTGGCCAGCCCGGTCAGGGCGTCGGTCTCTGAGAGCCTCGCGAGTTCGGCCTGCATCGCGGCACGGCGGCGGAGCTCACGCCCGAACAGCACCGACAGGACGACCGTCAGCCCGCACAGGATCAGCACGACCGTGCCTATCACCAGGGCCTTGGCCCTCCAGCTGGCCTCCACCTCGTCGACCGAGAGTGCCACGTTCAGGATCAGCGGCAACTCGCCGACGCGGGTGAAGGTGTAGAGCCGCCGCACGCCGTCACGGACGGAAGTTTCGACGAACGTACCCGCTCCCTCGCGAGCGAACCGGTCGAAGGTCCGGGAGCCGGCGATGTTCACGCCGACGTCGGCCTCCAGGAAGGGGTGGCGGGTGATGCGCGTGCCGTCCTTCAGGTAGAGGTTGATCGCACCCTCGTTGCCGAGACCGATCTGGTCGAAGAGGCGCCCGAAGTAGGTCAGCTTCAGGCTGCCCAGCACCAACCCGCCGAAGGAGCCATCGGGCTTGTCGATACGGCGACTGAAGTTGACCATGCGCTCGCCGGTCAGGCGCGAGACGATAGGCCGTCCGACGTAAAGCCCGAGATGGCGGTTGGCCTTGTGGGCCTGGAAGTAGTCACGGTCGGCGTAGTTGCCCTTGCGCGGGGGCGAGGCGGCGAGGTCCTCGATGACGTCGCCGTTCTCGTCGAGGACGAACATCACGCCGAGGTCGCGCGCGCTCGCGGCGCGGTCGAACAGGACGAGCTGGCGCATGGTCGCGTCGAGTCGCGCCAGGCCAGGCGCCCGCAGGTTGTCCTGGACGGCCTGGAGCGTGAGGTCGATGACCTCGACGTTCCGGGCGATGTCGCGCTCGATGACCTGCAGAAGGTTGCGGGAGGTCTGCTCGGCCTTGTCCCAGGCGTCACGCCGCAGGTCCATCAGCATCAGGCCCGAGATGACGAGCATGCCGACAGGCGCGAGCACGCCGAGTGCGATCCAGGTGTGGGCGGAGCGAAGCCGTCGCGCGAGACGAAGCGGCATGGACATCGACGGCCTTTCGCAAGCAGGGTTCTTCGTTGCTTGGTATCTGGCATGCCGAGGCCTAACGCGAGTTTGAGCCAACCCCGAAAGGTTTGCCGAACGCACTCTTGGCTAACGATTTCCCTACCGGATCGCACGAACAGGGGACCGGAGGCAGGAACCTTGTCGGACCGGCGATTGGCAACGGAATCGACTTTTCGAGATCGCCGGTGCTTGCTTCGGGTCGCGACTTCCGATCCGCGGGCACCCGTTCAAGCCCCCGCCTCGGGAACGGCATACCGTATCCCGGGAATGTAGCCTTAAGGTCCGTCGTTTGATCCAAGTGCGAGCCGACGAACCATGGGAGCCGACAAAGGTGCATCCTCCGCCGGCTTATTCCGGTCGGCGACGGGATGGATGCAAGGGCGGGTTTTCACGGTCTCGCAGTCATTGACTTCGGAAGGTGTGGATCCGGATGTTTGCCTGCGCCGCGACGCGGAGGCGATGTGCCATTCCCCCACGACCTGTCGTATGCATTCGTCAGATGCGTCGTGCGAAGGGTCCAAGCCCGGGGGCCT
It encodes:
- a CDS encoding ATP-binding protein; amino-acid sequence: MPLALADTENRVLILAPRGRDAGVIEQLLAKASTPVRICPDVATWVGELANGAAAAIVTEEALVEADTATLNEWVDHQPPWSDFPFVMLATRQVGRRPARAAAIIERLGNVVLLERPINAETLASAVASALRVRRRQYQARGHILEREQAQERLRIANETLERRVEERTREVEAARETLAFALDSAGMGSWDLDLVNDTARRSGRYDAIFGYDKPVASWGRADLLGHAVPEDRPLVEAAFARAVETGLLDIECRILRPDGAVRWIAAKGRAEYDRNGLPVRMAGIVLDRSDQRVTEDALRQAQKMEAIGQLTGGVAHDFNNLLTVIVGGLDMVIRKPENTERVVRLAEAAMGAARRGEQLTQQLLAFSRRQMLRPQTLNPNRLLLDFRPLAERAAGGAIEMVFDLDPAIDPIRIDPSQFEAAVLNLVVNARDAMEGGDRVARIAVRSRNVRLDTAAVADKGVPPGDYVEVSVSDLGSGIPADLLARIFEPFFTTKEVGKGTGLGLSQVYGFTRSAGGYVDIQSEVGAGTTFRIRIPRSADAAGEEVGTGPASVLPLRRAVEGDTVLLVEDDEGVLGMAVESLEELRYRVVVARNAAEALDHLRGVERIDILFSDVVMPGGMNGSQLAVEAQRLRPGLKVLLTSGYVANLDEGQVIGKGELPVLNKPYRRDELARSLRLVLSGE
- a CDS encoding patatin-like phospholipase family protein is translated as MVLSGGNALGAYHAGVYEVLHERGIRPGWIVGASMGAVTAAIVAGNAPEDRVSQLRRFWSEATQHTAPSVSGMLKPRQVYNGLHAVLTLMWGRPNIFQHRWPGLWSALPGVPNDVAMFDHAPLLASINRYVDFERLNRGDIRVTIGCVDVASGEEVYFDTAHGTVRAEHVLASTSLLPAFPPVEIDGRLLCDLGYTNNLPLDPIFADEPKRDLLCIASDLFNLQAPRPGSLDAVLERANDLIFASAGRRAISALEREYELRRRLEPNGPTVTFLHTVYKAAADQLSAKSFDFSPSSIQDRWAAGERDMTHGLAGLADHASDGRRFVYEAV
- a CDS encoding zinc-dependent alcohol dehydrogenase: MKALTWQSRGKISCETVPDPKIEHGRDVIIKVTACAICGSDLHLMGGFMPTMECGDVLGHETMGEVIEVGRDNQKLKVGDRIVVPFTICCGECRQCKWGNWSCCERTNPNGKLQAETYGYPLAGLFGFSHITGGFAGGQAEYLRVPYADVGPIVVPEGLTDEQVLFLSDIFPTAYQAAEHCDIGPEDTVAIWGCGPVGVLAVKCCLMLGAKRVIAIDSVPERLALAREAGAETIDLSKENIQDTLMEMTHGLGPDSVIEAVGMESHGADTTLQKVSSAIMEHTVSLERPFALNQAILACRPGGNVSMPGVFAGPVGPVALGILMNKGLTLKTGQTHMVRYMKPLMERIQNGDIDPSFIISHRSTNLEDGPALYDMFRDKKDNCTKVVFKPHG
- a CDS encoding sensor histidine kinase; the protein is MGKVEASPGAYCAPSWTAKHLRLAIEAAGVALWSWNVDDDTFSMDARGFGLWGLAPSPHVTFEDLSSRIHPADRDRVRAAFSATRAILGPYETDFRIMDGNEVRWISARGQGDDQGIVGAVMFGVFLDATGRKQAEEGHELLAGEMSHRVKNLLAIATALTAITSRSTTTTVDMARELTQRLTALGRAHDLVRPLPGGEGKAALLGDLLAILLAPYDDMGAFSGRIRVSVPRMGVGEAAATTLALVVHELATNSLKYGALSVPTGTLDVSSPTHEDVVVISWTERGGPPVTAPTVPGGYGSKLLKRAMTQQLDGSIEREWDPDGVVVILRMNKAFLVT
- a CDS encoding hybrid sensor histidine kinase/response regulator, with amino-acid sequence MDRVFAGEPIHMDDLTLTLHRNGYPEETHFSFSYTPVPDKGGGIAGLFCACTETTDRVIGERRQVAKAKRERDRLFEASRDLFGVATFEGYLTSINPAWSRQLGRPEADLLARPFSEIIHPDDLTLTGEVVATLRSGQAVHQFHVRLLRSDGTAIPFAWSAVPEADAEGSSFYTVGRDVTEDLRREEALRQGHKMEALRQLTGGLAHDFNNLLQAALGSFDLILRKPDDAPRVARLARNGLQAAERGAKLTAQLLAFSRAQKLELRPTNVTSLVAGLTEILQTSAGPLVRLTLDSGPEDLGVLTDPTQLEMALLNLAINARDAMPDGGDLIVAVTERKVAEDHDLPPGMYVEISVADTGTGMTTAVAARAFEPFFTTKGVGQGTGLGLSQVYAMARQAGGTARIERDLPRGTTIVLSLPFVPVKAGVDAAAGDQAPSASYAAQKVLLVDDDPDVRLFLTVSLETLGFQVTAAEDAQQGLSMLEEVDPDLLLLDFAMPGMTGAQMAEVVRRQRPTLPIIFASGYSETDAIEKAVGPSAVLLRKPFGVADLETVLRSTLGGR
- a CDS encoding DUF2934 domain-containing protein, with product MADNPAVKRRVAASSRAGTCAFGRCSGALARQADARLSTHRAGDRAIRDATSKPVEERTLARYARFDGYDRPNDRSFPTMPDDGITFERIRERAYDIWDCNHRPDGFDVEFWLMAKRELNAEAAAATTARREDLSELAS
- a CDS encoding sensor domain-containing diguanylate cyclase — its product is MSMPLRLARRLRSAHTWIALGVLAPVGMLVISGLMLMDLRRDAWDKAEQTSRNLLQVIERDIARNVEVIDLTLQAVQDNLRAPGLARLDATMRQLVLFDRAASARDLGVMFVLDENGDVIEDLAASPPRKGNYADRDYFQAHKANRHLGLYVGRPIVSRLTGERMVNFSRRIDKPDGSFGGLVLGSLKLTYFGRLFDQIGLGNEGAINLYLKDGTRITRHPFLEADVGVNIAGSRTFDRFAREGAGTFVETSVRDGVRRLYTFTRVGELPLILNVALSVDEVEASWRAKALVIGTVVLILCGLTVVLSVLFGRELRRRAAMQAELARLSETDALTGLANRRRFEEAYRRACADAGRTGRPLSLLVVDADHFKRYNDRYGHAVGDEVLKGLARGLTACVHRPSDLVCRVGGEEFVLLLPDTDEAGALRVAGEVHAQVRTLAVASVGIGAGAVTVSIGLASGVADAADLLARADAALYEAKAGGRNQTRCAASAVVRSGERQPLRVVGG